The following proteins come from a genomic window of Athalia rosae chromosome 1, iyAthRosa1.1, whole genome shotgun sequence:
- the LOC110117367 gene encoding L-aminoadipate-semialdehyde dehydrogenase-phosphopantetheinyl transferase: protein MAKSGVRWAFNWHQWNPSEAEFARSISCIQVEEKERIGRFVFKKDARASLVGRLLIRKFLNEYGGIPYDKIELSRDEKGRPNLKGGNKSLNFNVSHQGNYTVFAGEVRNNLLLGVDVMKLEYSGGKNLSEYFRIMSKIFSPSEWVTIRGNESMSESDKVAMFCRHWSLKESYTKAVGEGITIDLSRIVFKVNSDLVAGSLIKDTELYVDGIKQSWLFEESLIDSNHCVAVALQENKCAPKSDNIKFEEINYEKLMENSVSLHSVDIEYCKEYFSKSEHANISSKK from the coding sequence atggcaaaatcTGGTGTACGCTGGGCATTTAATTGGCATCAATGGAATCCTAGCGAGGCGGAATTTGCTAGATCAATATCATGTATACAagtagaggaaaaagaaagaataggAAGATTTGTATTCAAAAAAGATGCACGAGCATCGCTAGTGGGTAGATTACTGATAcgtaaatttttaaatgagtATGGGGGTATACCCTATGATAAGATTGAACTTTCCAGGGATGAAAAGGGTCGACCTAATTTGAAAGGTGGTAACAAAAGCTTAAACTTCAATGTATCTCATCAGGGAAACTATACCGTATTTGCCGGTGAAGTTAGAAATAACCTTTTGCTAGGAGTAGATGTGATGAAGCTTGAGTATTCCGGTGGTAAAAATCTATCGGAATATTTCAGAATtatgagtaaaattttttcaccctccgagTGGGTAACAATCAGAGGAAATGAATCTATGTCCGAATCTGATAAGGTTGCTATGTTCTGCAGACATTGGTCTTTAAAAGAAAGCTACACAAAAGCAGTAGGTGAAGGAATAACTATAGATCTTTCTAGGATTGTGTTCAAAGTCAATTCTGATTTAGTAGCGGGCAGTTTAATCAAAGATACTGAGTTGTATGTGGACGGTATCAAACAAAGCTGGCTTTTTGAGGAATCATTGATAGATTCAAATCATTGCGTAGCAGTTGCTTTGCAGGAAAATAAATGTGCGCCAAAGTCAGACAATATCAAATTTGAGGAAATCAACTATGAAAAACTGATGGAAAATTCAGTTTCCCTGCATTCC